The Hirundo rustica isolate bHirRus1 chromosome 29, bHirRus1.pri.v3, whole genome shotgun sequence genome window below encodes:
- the LOC120764180 gene encoding claw keratin-like, whose protein sequence is MSCCVPSCGVATPAPLADTCNEPCVRQCPDSTVVIQPPASVVTFPGPILSSFPQQSAVGSAGAPHVGAGFGGSFGRRGGSGAYGGSGGFGAFGAFGGSCGGSRGCGPC, encoded by the coding sequence atgtcctgctgtgtccccagctgcGGCGTGGCCACCCCGGCCCCTCTGGCTGACACCTGCAACGAGCCCTGCGTGCGGCAGTGCCCCGACTCCACGGTGGTCATCCAGCCCCCGGCCTCGGTGGTCACCTTCCCCGggcccatcctcagctccttcccgcAGCAGAGCGCCGTGGGCTCGGCCGGAGCTCCCCACGTCGGAGCCGGCTTCGGCGGCTCCTTTGGACgccgcggcggctccggggcTTACGGGGGCTCCGGGGGCTTCGGAGCTTTCGGAGCTTTCGGGGGCAGCTGCGGCGGCTCCAGAGGCTGCGGGCCCTGCTAA
- the LOC120764274 gene encoding claw keratin-like — translation MSCSSLCVPSCGVATPAPLADTCNEPCVRQCPDSTVVIQPPASVVTFPGPILSSFPQQSAVGSAGAPYVGAGSGGSFGGRGGYGGYGGYGGYGGYGGYGGFGGSCGRGSRSLGGSCGPC, via the coding sequence ATGTCCTGCTCTAGCCTGTGCGTCCCCAGCTGCGGCGTGGCCACCCCGGCGCCTCTGGCTGACACCTGCAACGAGCCCTGCGTGCGGCAGTGCCCCGACTCCACGGTGGTCATCCAGCCCCCGGCCTCGGTGGTCACCTTCCCCGggcccatcctcagctccttcccgcAGCAGAGCGCCGTGGGCTCGGCCGGAGCTCCCTACGTCGGAGCCGGCTCCGGGGGCTCCTTTGGAGGCCGTGGAGGCTACGGAGGCTACGGGGGCTATGGAGGCTATGGAGGCTATGGGGGCTATGGAGGTTTTGGGGGCAGCTGCGGCCGCGGTTCCAGGTCTCTCGGGGGTTCCTGCGGGCCCTGCTAA
- the LOC120764241 gene encoding feather beta keratin-like has protein sequence MSCYDLCRPCGPTPLANSCNEPCVRQCQDSRVIIEPSPVVVTLPGPILSSFPQNTAVGSSTSAAVGSILSESGVPINSGGFGLSGLSGLGGRYCGRRCLPC, from the coding sequence atgTCCTGCTACGACCTGTGCCGGCCCTGCGGCCCCACGccgctggccaacagctgcaacgAGCCCTGCGTCCGGCAGTGCCAGGACTCGCGGGTCATCATCGAGCCCTCGCCCGTGGTGGTCACGCTGCCCGggcccatcctcagctccttcccgcAGAACACCGCCGTGGGATCCTCCACCTCGGCGGCCGTGGGCAGCATCCTGAGCGAGTCCGGGGTCCCCATCAACTCGGGGGGCTTTGGGCTCTCGGGGCTCTCTGGCCTTGGTGGCCGCTACTGCGGCCGGAGGTGCCTGCCCTGCTAG
- the LOC120764238 gene encoding feather keratin 1, giving the protein MSCYDLCRPCGPTPLANSCNEPCVRQCQDSRVVIQPSPVVVTLPGPILSSFPQNTAVGSSTSAAVGSILSEEGVPINSGGFGLSGLSGLGGRYCGRRCLPC; this is encoded by the coding sequence atgTCCTGCTACGACCTGTGCCGGCCCTGCGGCCCCACGccgctggccaacagctgcaacgAGCCCTGCGTCCGGCAGTGCCAGGACTCCCGCGTGGTCATCCAGCCCTCGCCCGTGGTGGTCACGCTGCCCGggcccatcctcagctccttcccgcAGAACACCGCCGTGGGATCCTCCACCTCGGCAGCCGTGGGCAGCATCCTGAGCGAGGAGGGAGTGCCCATCAACTCGGGGGGCTTTGGGCTCTCGGGGCTCTCTGGCCTTGGTGGCCGCTACTGTGGCCGGAGGTGCCTGCCCTGCTAG